Within Bos taurus isolate L1 Dominette 01449 registration number 42190680 breed Hereford chromosome 24, ARS-UCD2.0, whole genome shotgun sequence, the genomic segment TTTGCCCTCGCTGCCAGAGAGGATATCACTGGGCAAGGGACTGTAGGTCAAGATTTCATAGAAATGGAGCCTTTTTAGGCCCCGACCAGCAGTCGGGAAACGGGTTGAGGGGCCCGCCCCAGGCCCCGACAACGATTGGGGCAGCCTCACTGAACCCATTCATTCCCTTCGTCCCGTCGCAGAGCTCATCAGAGCAACCCCAGGCAGCGCAGGactggacctcagttccaccaCCTCAACAATATTAACACCAGATAGCCCCACTATAAAAATCCCTACAGGAGTTAAAGGTCCATTACCGACAGGCCTGGTAGGAATTATACTAGGCAGAAGTTCCTTAGCTATACAAGGTCTTACAATTATTCCTGGAGTAATTGACTCAGATTATACAGGAGAAATTCAGATAATGATTTCACCCCCGACTAAAACTTTCCAAATACATCAGGGACAGAGAATAGCCCAACTTTTACTTTTGCCTTATCATAATGCAATTGGGCAAACAGCCACCCAAAATGAAAGACAGGACAAAGGATTTGGGTCTAGTGACATGGTTTTTTGGGTAACAGAAATTACTAAAAAGCGTCCTATGAAATCTATTCTTGTCAGTGGCAAGTCTATTGaagggctattagacacaggaGCAGATGTTTCCTgtatttctgggaaagactggcccAATTCCTGGCCCACACATACTACTGCAAATAACTTAGTGGGCATCGGGAGAGCTCCTACAGTAGCTCAAAGTGCAAAAATTTTAGACTGGCAATTTGAGGATACCCGTGGAACATTCCAACCGTATATGATTCCTTCGCTGCCCTTCTCGTTGTGGGGGAGAGATGTGCTGTCTCAAATGGGCATGTTACTTTTTAGCCCTGATGATAAAGTAACTTTGCAAATGCTACAAATGGGCTATGATCCTTCAAAAGGGTTAGGTAAACAGCAGACAGGAATAACTGAGCCAATTTGCCCTGCTCCTCTAAAGTTCCGTGCTGGATTAGGGTATCCAAATTTTTGATGGAGGCCATTGTTTTTGCTGCCGACCCCATTACGTGGAAATCTCAGGACCCTGTGTGGGTAGAACAATGGCCTCTGACTAAAGAAAAACTACTGGCAGCCAAAGCGTTAATTTCTGAACAACTAGAATTGGGACATATTGAGCCCTCCAATAGCCCCTGGAATactcctatttttgttattaagaaaaaatctGGCAAGTGGCGACTTTTACAAGATTTAAGAGCTATTAATGCCACTATGGAAGATATGGGAGCCTTACAACCTGGGCTTCCTTCCCCAGTAGCCATCCCAGAAGGATATAATATtattgtaattgatttacaagacTGTTTTTTCACCATCCCCTTAAATGCTGAGGATAAAAAGCGATTTGCCTTTAGTTTACcagcagaaaattttaaacagccTTATTTAAGGTTTCAATGGACAGTGTTGCCCCAGGGAATGAAAAATAGCCCTACTTTATGTCAGAAATTTGTTAATGCAGCTATAGAAGATATTAGGGCTAAATATGAACAACTGTATATGATTCACTATATGGATGATATTTTAATAGCTCACCCtgatagagctcatttacaaactgtTCTCCAGGATCTGACTCAGGCTTTAACAGACAGAGGCTTAAAAATTGCCCCAGAGAAAATTCAAGTCAATCCGCCCATAACTTACTTAGGACGGGTTATCAATTCAGAAACTGTGACTCATGCcccattaaaattgagaaaagatcACCTTGTTACTTTAAATGATTATCAAAAACTTTTAGGCGACATTAATTGGATCAGGCCTTATTTAAAATTAACTACTGCTGAATTAAAacctctttttaacattttacgtGGGGATCCCGATCCAACTTCTAAGAGACAATTAACTGCTGAGGCTCAGGAGGCcttagaaaaagtggaagcagcttTATCTGATAGCTATGTTAAAAGAGTtaatttacaaacaaattggCAATTCCTCTGCCTAGCTACTCCAACAGCACCTACGGGAGTTTTATGGCAAAATGGCCCTCTAGAATGGGTCCATCTCCCCGCCCAGGCTAAAAAAGTAGTGGCCTCTTATCCAGGACTGATAGCTACACTGATATTGAAAGGGAGAAAACGTAGCATTGAATTGTTTGGTAAAGAACCAGCAGAAATTGTAATTCCGTATAATAAAGAACAACTTGATGCTCTCCTAATGTTTGATGAGGATTGGCAGATTGCTATCGGAAATTATTTTGGCCAAATTCTGCATCATTTACCTTCACATGTTTTGCTAAATTTTATGTCTAAACACCCGGTTATTTTCCCTGTTAGGTGTAAATACTCTCCCATCTCAGATGCTCAAATGGTTTTTACTGACGGGTCTGCTAACGGCAGAGCTTCTATAGTTACAAAAGATCAGCGTAAAGTTTTACATACGCAGGAGACTTCGGCCCAGAGAGCTGAACTCACAGCTGTTATAGAGGCCTTTGTTATGTTTGCAGAGGAGGAATTTAACCTTTACTCTGATTCTCAGTATGTGGTCAGGCTGTTTCCACACATTGAGACTGCGATCCTGCCTGAGAACAAAACTGCAATATTTCACTTGTTAACTAAACTgcagcagcaaatttggaaacgaAGCCGAGCATATTTTATTGGTCACATTCGGGCTCATTCTGGATTGCCTGGACCTTTAAGTGCCTTAAATGACCTGGCAGATTCACTAACTAAGGTCACAGTGGCTTCTGCTTTTGAAGAAGCCCGAGCTTCTCATTCACTCCACCATCAAAATGCTACTGCGCTAAGATATCAATTTCAGATTCCTCGAGACTCTGCTCGGGAGATTGTTCGTTCCTGTTCTCATTGTCCCACTACTATAAATAGTTTACCTATGGGAGTTAACCCTCGCGGTCTTAAACCTAATGCACTCTGGCAGATGGATGTAACTCACAtctcttcatttgcaaaattgTCTTTTGTTCATGTAACAGTAGacaccttttctcatgttattgtTGCAACTGCTCGCACAGGGGAAGCAGTTAAAGACgtaatacaacatctctttacttgtttttcatatatggGTCTGCCAAAAGCCTTGAAAACTGATAATGCTCCTGCTTACAcatctaagtcttttcaggaattttgtctaaagtttcaaattaaacataatacaggcatcccttataatccacaaggacaagccattgtggaaagagcacatcaaacGCTAAAAAcccaaattcaaaaactaaaagaaggggagtttaaatatagttctccccatcacctcttgcaacatgctctttttgtaataaatattttaaatactgattcaGCTGGAATGACTGCAATGCTTCGCCATTGGTGCCCGGAGCAATtgaatgcaaaaccattagttaaatggaaggacctcctttCCGGACAGTGGAAAGGCCCTGACCCATTGTTAACCAGCGGTCGAGgatatgcttgtatttttccacaggacgcAGATTCTCCAATTTGGGTTCCGGATAGATTGATTCGCCATGTCTCAGCCTCTCGGATACCGAGTTCCACGGCCGCCGCGACCCCGAAAGAGGAAAGGGCCTCCTCTGCCTTCGCTCCCCCCGCCAGCACGGGAAACACCACTGACATCGGAGCAACTGACATCGGGGATCCCGGATGAGCAGGGGACGGATCCGCCCACCAAACAGATGTCTCAACTTCACATACAGGATATCGCTCCCCCCGATCCTTTGCCTCACAAAAGGAGGTCAGGCCGCCTGACTCAGGCGACCCggaatgcctccatacctacttggggacaaataaaaacACTCTGCCATCAGGCACGGGGAATAACCTCTTTGCAGGGCTCTCCAACCTCCCCTGAGAAGATGTTTATTGCTATGCTTGCCTTATTATCATGCCAGGTAAGCGCCTCCTCCCCCACTCCTGAAAAGTATTGGGCTTACTTCCCAGACCCTCCAACCTTTCAAGTAGTTACCTGGAACAGTGACCCCCTACGGGTCCACACAAACCAGCCTCAGTTACTGGGAGGGTCATATACTTCCTATACCACAGACGAATATCCTATTAATTTCAATTTTACCTTCAGGGGATTAGCAGACGACCTTCCTGTTTGTTTCAACTTCCCCAGTGATATAGAAAGCTTTATTATTCCCCCTAAAGAAGGATGTGTCGGAGCCTCTAAAAAGGCAGTTCTGACTCATTCTCCAGCCTCAGGTATTGAACATAGAGGGCGTCTAGCGCTTTGGATTTTACAGGCTCGTATGCCCGGGGCCCTTGATCCCCACGAACTTATAATCCATAGACCCGCTCCTGGATATCCAAGTTGTTATAATACCGAGCCTTCAGATGCCATATGGAACACTATAGATGATCGTACAGGGTATCCGATTTGGAAATCTTGTACTTATCGTTTAAGAGCTGATTACAGAATACCGGGAGGAGGAAATTACATGATTCAAGATTGGAGTAACTCAGACCTAGATAGGAGCCCATTGCCCCTTGATGACTTTCCCAGCAGATTTTATAATTGGAAGAAAGATTTGGTTTCTTGGCCTTTAAGCATTACTAGATGGCATAATAATCGATTTGTTTCGCCTATATTGTCTTATACAACTAAGAACAGAACCTCTTGGCAGCCAGAAATTTGGAGGGCCCTTGCTGCCACCGCTCCCATTTCCTTATTCCGTCCAAATagcaattctacttattctgttttagcttgTGTACCCTcgccttatgtttttctctttactaaTGACTCCAAAAGATTAAATGTACAcatgaattattcaggtggacctaatattgtaacttgtgaacaatgtatgcttccATCTTGTTTGACCCCCCAATATAATGTTTGTTCTTTTGTTGTGTTGAAACGCCCACCCTATCTCATGATACCTGTGTCTGTGCATTCTTATTGGTATGATAATTACGGTTTGGCTGTATTACAACAACTGCAGGATTTAATGCGAACACGACggtttgtgggcttacttatCTTGGGAATAGCAGCTTTGATAagtgcaattacttctgttactgtggcagcaatatcattgactcaacaagtacatactgctcaatatgttgattctatgtccaaaaatgtttctttagcattggcaacacaggaagctatagacagaaaattagagatgaggGTAGACGCCCTAGAGGAAGCAGTAAtacatattgggactgaattgcaggctttaaaggtgaaaatGGCATTGTCCTGTCATGCTGACTACCGGTGGATATGtgtaacacccctgaaagtaaatgagacagattttgaatgggaaaagattaaaaaccatatttcaggtatttggaacagctctgacattagcttagacttagggaaacttcacaaTCAAATAGCAACCCTGGAACACTCCCGATTAGATTTTACTGCCGCTGGAACAGCAAATGATTTCTTCCATACTTTCTCTAactacatttcaggaaaaaatattctgtctaccTTCCTCGGCTACGCTACCTtggctgttttaattttatttctaataatcattcttccttgtattgtcaggattcttcggcagagcattcagaggctcgcgactgagctacatctggctgttttaagaaataaaaaagggggagatgcggggagccggtgaggcattccactcgtgacaaaggtcatgaggaaggaggctcggcatacgcaaaggcgggatcgagcctcaggagtccccccggatattctcgagcattttcccccaaaaaaccagagtctgcctactttattgctttgtgctctcacctctgactttactgggggctgtcccctaccaccatctctctctgtgtgtgtcaaagagttaacttacagctccaattaataaagttcctgggcaattaggagtgtttaaatccaaacccctctgatggctctctaactcgcctgacaagtttacccggactcctgcagctatgcatacgattgtttacagtctcctagcctcgagaggcatgggaagcttaagatattcaaatagcttagagcctctcagagagttaaaaactgtcagaataaactagtaaaggatttcattgatgagtcaatgcttgttgccaagttttcacatcccctgaattgtatccttgaatatgtatcaattaatagtgggtatgtagaaaaaataagtagtggccttggtgttagtaactttagacccttaaggtaataaattctttctttgttgtaaacccattacacatccgccctataggaatgcaattttatctttggaagatggtgccaaaccttgaaataattactcttagagaaagtaagtctttgttgataagtccttgtcaagagtcataaaatgttagtaggccttctggccagaagatgatgtaaatcacctaaaccatttgtatacgatacatttgcaggaaagaaaccttggtttttgataagaaccaaagactgctgactttgcatcccctattatcctctatgtgtaacttagggtataaaagcccctgttaaaaataaagctacgggccttgtttaccagcgcttggtctccccatgtcattcttccctttaacttccagctgagtctccatctggagcgtggaacccaccacgctgactaatcatgcctgggcttctaagacccactcgagaaggtgtctagggtgagacaccttccgctattcgagagggcgcctgcggcctacgtcagtggtgcaaacttcttgtcttgaagttttattggtctcccgcgtaaaccaagctactcagcttcttttctccactgaattttcctactgagctatcctcattctattgttctctatatctctaattagcatataaatagtcgcctaggccgtctctccttcgaataccctggatcagctggggctggtccccagcacacacacacttgtctGCCACGGAGTTCATCACAACCTGCCAACACAGTCACGTTCTCAAGCCTCCTCGAATTACTCGCACAGATGTCCTCCCAGCTTATACTTACAATGTGTAATTTCTGAGTGTAGAGAGGATGAAGTTGGACTAACAAACCTgcattttcaaaactttaaaagttattaaaatataaatgccaCTGAAAACGTGTCACTGGTGACATCTTGCTCCATTACACTGGATAAGAAGCAGAAGTGTGTCAGTTACCTCAATCATGAAACTCTTTGCATCcatatggacagtagcctgccaggctcctctatccatggaattctccaggcaagaatactggagtgggtagccattccattttcCAAGGGATTTTCTCAACTCAAGGATCAATGATCAGTGAATCAAGCCAAAACCTAATGTGCATCTTTTATTGGCACTAAAGAATGTTGCTTTTGCTTATAAGGTCCAAGAACTTCTTCATGACACTTTTATGTTTGAATATCATTTTTTCCCAATGTTCCAGGCCTTCGCCATACCTGACCTCATGAGAAACCACTTTACAGAGGCTAACCTACTCAGGTTTCCTCATTGCCTagctgccctgtgcccaggaacTACCCACCTCTGTTTCCCTCCTGCATCCCCCATGGGAGAACAAAACATCTGGAGTGGAGACTCCACAAGTAGAAATTATCACAGGAGCCAGTTCTGGGGCAGGAAAGCCTTAACTGTAATTTATGAGTTGCCAGAGGCTCAGGGaagacaaataggaaaaggagttcgtctaggctgtatattgtcaccctgtttatttaacttctatgcagagtacatcatgagaaacgctgaattggaagaaacacaaactggaatcaagattgccgggagaaatatcaataacctcagatatgcagatgacaccacccttatggcagaaagtgaagaggaactcaaaagcctcttgatgaaagtgaaagtggagagtgaaaaagttggcttaaagctcaacattcagaaaacgaagatcatggcatccagtcccaccacttcatgggaaatagatagggaaacagtggaaacaaagtcagactttatttttctgggctccaaaatcactacagatggtgactgcagccatgaaattaaaagacgcttactccttggaaagttatgaccaacctagatagcatattcaaaagcagagacgttactttgccaacaaaagttcgtctagtcaaggctatggtttttcctgtggtcatgtatggatgtgagagttggactgtgaagaaggctgagtgccgaagaattgatgcttttgaacagtggtgttggaaaagactcttgagagtcccttggactgcaaggagatccaaccagtccattctgaaggagatcagccttgggctttctttggaaggaatgatgctaaagctgaaactccagtactttggccacctcatgtgaagagttgactcattggaaaagactctgatgctgggagggactgagggcaggaggagaaggggacaacagaggatgagatggctggatggcatccctgactcaatggacgtgagtcggagtgaactccgggagttggtgatggacagggaggcctggcgtgctgcgattcatggggtcgcaaagagtcggacacgactgagcgactgatctgatctaatcagGGGAGACAACCTGTGTTAAAAAATCCAGAAGGGACCTAATGATGGGGGGCGACACCCACAAGATTGTGGGGTTTTCCCTGAGGAGCTCAACCCAGTCTCCAGGTTCTCACATAAAATATCAGTGAGAAAACTCCTTATGCTCTAACAGAGAGAGCCCTCTGTTCTTAATAAGGCTGCAGTTGGGGAAGCCTCGGAATGAGAACCTAACCCACCTGGGAATCATCAGAGCCTAACCGaaggagcagagagaaagaaacaaatgaaatatatgaaatactttatcattgttcagtcaccaagtcgtgtctaactctttggaatcccatggacaatggcttccctgtctttcactgtctcctggagtttgctcaaactcatgttcattgagtcactgatgccatccaaccacctttgttatccctttctctcctgccttcaacctttcccagtatcagggtcttttctaagagctggccctttgcatcaggtgaccaaagtattggagcttcagcatcagtccttccagtgaatactcaaggttgatttccttcaggattgactggcttgatctgtttgctgtccaagggactctcgagtcttctccagcaccacagtttgaaagcatcaattcttcggtgctcagccttctttatggtctaactctcacatccatacaagactaaaggaaaaaccatagctttgactagacgcagccctgtcagcaaagtgatgtctctactttttaatatgctggctagctttgtcatagtttttctttcaaggagcaagtgtcttttaattttcaagGTGCAGTCACCATGAAATGGtgagttttgaatgttgagttttaagccaagtttttcactcttctctttcactctccatCAAGATgccctttagtttctctttgctttctgccattaaagtggtatcatctgcatatctgagattgctaATATTTCTcctagtaatcttgattccagcttgtgactcatccagtccagcctttcgcatgatgtactctgcatataagttaaataactagggtgacaataaacagtcttgatgtattcctttcccaatttggaaccagttcactGTTCcatgccttgttctaactgttgcttcttgacctgcatacaagtctctcaggaggcaggtaagatggttttatattcctatctcttcaagaactttccacagtttgttgttattcatagaatcaaaggctttagcatagttaatgaaacagaaatagatgtttttctggaattctctttctttttctatgatcctatagatgttgacaatttgacctctggctcctctgccttttctaaatccagcttgtacatctgaaaattcttggttcacatactgctgaaacccAGCTTGAAGGAGTTTGAGGATTagcttgctagcatgtgaaataaacaattgtgcagtagtttgaacattatttggcattgcctttctttgggatttgaatgaaagctgatcttttccagctctatggccactgctgaattttccaaatttgctgggacagtgagtgcagcacttgtaTGGCATCATCGTTTTTAGGGTTATGAAACAATATTGGCTGGAATTTTATGCTCAACCTACATAAGACCAAAGACAAACAAGAAATCCTGAGAGACACAAGACGGGGGGGCTGTGGAACAAAAACAAAGCACTTTTTCTGGTGCTAAAATAACTTTGTAGGTCCAAGGTGGAGCTGCTCCAGGGTGCCATGGCAGGAAATTGAAACAACATGATTTTTGTGTCTCTGGACATGTTCCTCTTTACCAGAAACAGTGCATATCCAGTCAGTCAATCCCCAAAGGCCAAGCTAGTTCTGGGCTCTACACTTATTACCTGCTTCTTTTCATCCTAAACAAGGTTGACTATGTTGCTCAGCCAATCAGAAATTTTCTATTCGTCTCTGTtttgttcttcattctttcttagaAAAGCTTCTTGCCATCTCCCCCATTTTGCAATTTTCCAAATGGACATTTTTTGCTTCATGAAGGgttaaagtttgtatttcctgaattttttttaatcattctctAACACCCTAGAGGAACAAAGTGAAGGATTACATTTGATTTCTCAGACTCCGTGAAAGCAAGAAGAGAGTCCAATATTTAgtgttgagaaaaaaaatgaccaaCTTAGAATTCTATAACCTGCAAAATTATCTATCAAAGATGAAGGAGAAATATAGACTTTTTCAGACACACAAAGACTGAGTATTTGTTGCCTTGGCAGAAATGGTAAAAGTAAGTtgtttagagaaggaaataataaattgttTAGATAGAAGGAAAACGATAGTTGTTTAGAGAGAAGGTCAGAAACTCAGGCCtacataaaggaagaaagaacgtTGAGGAAAGAATAAGTGAAgtcaaaaataaacttttatttttcttagtccTCATGTATCTATCAgataatattttgttaaataagaCTACCAATAATATATTCAATTATCTGAgcatatattatatacttatatatgccTGTTTATGCTTgtatatgagcttcccaggtgactcagcagtaaagaatctgcctgccaatgcaggagatataggttcgatccctgggtcagtaagatcccctgatgaaggaaatggcaacctgctccagtattcttgcctgggaaatcccatggacagaggagcctagcaggctatgatccatggggtcacaaatagacatgacttagtgactaaacaacaacaaaaacatgcttgcatataaattttaaaactgacaGCAAAGATTCAAGGGACTGAAGGAAGGGACAaggattattttgttattttaaggtatttatgctgctgctgctgcggctaagtcgcttcagtcatgtctgactctgtgcgaccccatagacggcagcccaccaagctcccccgtccctgggattctccaggcaggaacaattgagtgggttgccatttccttc encodes:
- the LOC100848171 gene encoding envelope glycoprotein gp70-like; the encoded protein is MSQPLGYRVPRPPRPRKRKGPPLPSLPPPARETPLTSEQLTSGIPDEQGTDPPTKQMSQLHIQDIAPPDPLPHKRRSGRLTQATRNASIPTWGQIKTLCHQARGITSLQGSPTSPEKMFIAMLALLSCQVSASSPTPEKYWAYFPDPPTFQVVTWNSDPLRVHTNQPQLLGGSYTSYTTDEYPINFNFTFRGLADDLPVCFNFPSDIESFIIPPKEGCVGASKKAVLTHSPASGIEHRGRLALWILQARMPGALDPHELIIHRPAPGYPSCYNTEPSDAIWNTIDDRTGYPIWKSCTYRLRADYRIPGGGNYMIQDWSNSDLDRSPLPLDDFPSRFYNWKKDLVSWPLSITRWHNNRFVSPILSYTTKNRTSWQPEIWRALAATAPISLFRPNSNSTYSVLACVPSPYVFLFTNDSKRLNVHMNYSGGPNIVTCEQCMLPSCLTPQYNVCSFVVLKRPPYLMIPVSVHSYWYDNYGLAVLQQLQDLMRTRRFVGLLILGIAALISAITSVTVAAISLTQQVHTAQYVDSMSKNVSLALATQEAIDRKLEMRVDALEEAVIHIGTELQALKVKMALSCHADYRWICVTPLKVNETDFEWEKIKNHISGIWNSSDISLDLGKLHNQIATLEHSRLDFTAAGTANDFFHTFSNYISGKNILSTFLGYATLAVLILFLIIILPCIVRILRQSIQRLATELHLAVLRNKKGGDAGSR